ACCTGCTCTTAGCGGTTGAAAATGCCATTGCGACAAACGAAGTGAATGCCTCTTTAGGTATCATTTGTGCCACCCCAACAGCTGGCTCATCGGGTACCCTACCCGGTGTCATGTTTGGGATAAAAGATAAGCTAGAATTAAGCGAAGATCAAATGGTACAAATGTTATTTTGTGCGAGTGGATTCGGGATGGTAGTTGCTAACCAAGCGATGATTTCAGGGGCTGCTGGCGGTTGCCAAGCAGAAGTTGGGAGTGCCTCAGGAATGGCTGCAGCTGCTGCTGTAGAAATTGCTGGTGGTAGCCCGAACGAAGCTTCGGAAGCCTTTGCGATGGCTATTAGCAACTTACTCGGTCTTGTTTGCGATCCCGTTGCTGGTCTTGTAGAAATTCCTTGTGTGAAACGTAATGCTATCGGTGCTGCTAACGCTTTATTATGTGCTGATATGGGACTGGCTGGTTTAACCAATAAAATCCCTGCGGATGATGTTATTGATGCCATGAGACGAGTTGGCAAAAGCCTTCCGCCATCATTAAGAGAAACTGGTCTAGGCGGATTAGCTGCTACTCGAGAAGGTATGAAACTGAAAATGCAGATTTTTGGAACTGAAATTAAGATTTAAGTGTTTTTGAAAATAATTAGCGAAATTGTTATTAATCGTTTTATTTATGTGATAGGATAATTTTCGCATTAAATTATTGCGTATAATGGATCGTGGATTAGACTAGGACACAGTTCACTTCAACCGATCGCGAGAAAAATTTTGTTTGCCATCCATACAAAAGCAGACGCAGCTCAAAAAGCATAATAAAAATAGGAGCCGGAATTTTTCCGGGCTCCTATTTTTTTCACACTCATTTTTTAATTTCTAAACATTTTCACTTCTAGGAACAAGTCATTGTAAATACCTAATAACTCAGCGCCTAAGTTTTCGTAAACTTCCATATGAGCGACATCTTCATCTGATGGATAAAAGTTTTCGTCTTCAACAACTTCTGGATCCATCAATGACAGAGCTGCCTCGTTTGGTGTCGAATAGCCAACATAGTCAGCATTAACTGCAGCATTTTCTGGATCGAGCATAAAGTTGATGAAGGCATATGCACCTTCAACGTTACGTGCTGTTTTTGGAATAACAATGTTATCAAACCACAAGTTTGTTCCTTCTTCTGGAATCACATAATGGAGGTTTTCATTTTCCCATAGCATTTCACTTGCCTCACCAGAAAAGGTTACCGCAATTGCTGCTTCTTCTTGAATCATATACATTTTGATTTCGTCAGCTACAATCGCCTTCACATTAGGTGTCAATTCTTTTAAGTATTCAGCAATACTTTCTAAAATTTCAGGGTCCTTCTCGTTCAACGAATAGCCCTGACTTTGTAAACCTAGACCCATGATTTCACGGGCGCCATCAATGAGCATTAATTTATGACGGTATTCTTCATTCCATAAATCGTTCCACGATTCAGGTGCTTGATCAATAAATTTGTCATTATAAACAATGCCTAATGTCCCCCAGAAATAAGGAATAGAGTAACGGTTCCCCTCATCAAAACTTAAATCTAAGAAACGGTCACCAATGTTCTCTAGCCCATCGATTTTAGCGTGATCAAGTTCCAACAACATGTCTTCTTCAATCATCTTATCAATCATATACTCAGATGGTACCGCAATATCATACGATGTTCCACCTTGGTTAATCTTCGTATACATGGCCTCATTCGAATCAAAGGTCTCATAAGACACTTTATAGCCTGTTTCTTCTTCAAACTGACTAATGAGTTCTGGTTCAATATAATCGCCCCAGTTGTAGATTGTTAGCGTGTTATCACCTGTAAAGCCTTGTGATCGGTTTAAGTAATCAATCCCAAAAGCTAGGCCTAAACAAACCAGTAAAATCGTCCCCATGCTAATAACCAATCGCTTCATTAATTGATCACCTCGCTTTGGCTAAAGGTCATTGCTTTTATTTCTTTTTCTTTTTTCTTTTGTCCAGAAAGTTGGATAACGTTATAGCCTAATACAAGTAATAAGGTAAAGATAAACATCAACGCACTTAGGGCATTAATTTCTAAACTAACGCCTCGACGAGCTCTTGAGTAAATCTCAACAGCTAACGTACTAAAGCCATTCCCTGTTACAAAGAACGTTACCGCAAAGTCATCTAACGAGTATGTAAAGGCCATGAAGAAGCCACTTAAAATACCTGGTGTAATTGACGGTAACAAAATGCGGGTAAGCACTTGCCATGAATTGGCACCTAAATCTTGGGCTGCGCTAATCATTGAATCTTTCATCTCATAAAGTTTTGGCAATACCATTAAAACAACAATTGGAATAGAAAAGGCAACATGAGCCAATAGAACAGACGTAAAACCGAGTGAAAAGCCAACAATTGTAAATAAAATCAATAAGCTGGCACCAATAATAACGTCTGGAGATACCATCAAAATATTATTTAAGCTCAGTAAGGCTTGTCTTGTCTGTCTCTTTTTAGTGTAGTAAATATAAATGGCACCAAATGTCCCGATAATAGTCGCTAATAAAGATGACAATAACGCAACTAATAAGGTGTTTAAAACAATCCCGATTAATCGTTTGTCTTCAAATACAGCTTGGTAGTGTTCCCAAGTAAAACCTGTAAATTCATTCATTGTTCCACCCTCGTTAAAAGAGTAGAAAATTAAATAGAAAATGGGCAAGTATAAAACAAGGAAAACGGCTACTAAAAATAAGTTATTCCATTTTGAGTTACTTGATACTTTCACTTTGTTTTACGCCTCGCTTTCCATTCTTTTCACCTGTTAATCGCATAATGATAAACATGGAAATAATTAAGATGACACCAATAGTTGATCCCATCCCCCAGTTTTGAGTCACTAAGAAATGTTGTTCAACTGCTGTTCCTAGCGTAATCACTCGGTTACCACCGATTAAACGAGTCAACATGAAGAGTGATAGTGATGGAATAAAGACTGCTTGTACCCCACTTCTAACTCCTCTTAAGCTTAATGGAAAAATCACGCGTTTAATGGTTTCCCAACGTGTCGCTCCTAAGTCATAACTCGCCATTTCGAGTGATGGATTAATCTCTTGGATAGAGTTGAAAATAGGTAAAATCATAAATGGTAATTCAATATAAGCTGCTACAAATAGGAAGCTAAAGTCCGTAAATAAAATCTGGTAAGGTCCGATTCCCATAAAACCAAGGAAGTTATTAACCGTACCACTTTGGCTGAAAATCCCAATAAAGGCATAAGCTTTTAGCAACAGGTTAATCCATGTTGGTAAAATGATTAAGGATAACCACATTTGTTTATGTTTCGTACGACTTAAAAATAAAGCCGTTGGATAACTAATTAAAAACGTAATCAGCGTAATTAAAAAGGCATAGAAAAATGAATTTAATGTCATTGCCAAATAGTTGCCTGATTGAAAATAAGTGGCATAGTTGGCCAGTGTGAACTGCCCTGAAATATCAAAAAATGATTGGTATAAAATCAATAACATTGGTGCAATAACGAACAGCACTAGCCATACAATATAGGGTACGGAGAACCATCCTTTTGAAGTTTTTGTCATCTATGCTCCCCCCTATGCTTCATAGCTTTCAAGTCGAGCATCAAACTCTTCTTCTGTTTCACCTAAGCGCATAACGTGGATGTCTTGCGGTTCAAAATAAAGACCGACATCTTGTCCGATTTGAGCTTTCTTAGTGGAATGAACCATCCATTCGTTGCCATCTTTATCATAACCAACGATTTCATAGTGAACCCCTCTAAAGAGTTGACTATCAACATTGATAACAATTTTACCTTTTTCTACCGATGTCAGTTCCAAATCTTCTGGACGAATAACGATTTCAATACGCTCTCCAGCAGTAATCCCTGCATCCGCACATTCAAATTCTTTACCGACAATCTTAACTTTGTAGTCTTCTACCATCGTTCCAGCAACAATGTTACTTTCACCAATAAAGTCTGCAACAAAGCGGTTAATTGGCTCATCGTAAATATCTACTGGCGTTCCACTTTGGACAATTTTCCCTTTATCCATAACAAAAATCCAATCACTCATCGCCAATGCTTCTTCCTGATCGTGCGTAACGAAAATAAAGGTAATGCCCAAACGACGTTGGAGTTCACGTAATTCGTATTGCATATCAGTTCGTAATTTCAAGTCAAGTGCTGACAATGGTTCGTCTAATAATAACACTTCAGGCTCGTTAACAATCGCACGCGCAATGGCAACACGCTGCTGCTGTCCACCAGACATTTCACGAATTTCACGATTTTCATAACCTGACAATTGAACCATTTTCAAAGCATCTTTTACTTTTTGTTGAATATCTGCTTTTGATAATTTTTTCAAAGATAAACCAAAAGCAATGTTGTCAAATACATTCATATGCGGGAAAAGAGCATAATCTTGAAATACTGTATTGACCTTACGTTTATTAGGCGGTACGTCATTCACACGCTCACCATTAATCTTAATCGTCCCATTCGTTGCTTCAGTAAAACCTGCAATTAAACGTAAAATGGTTGTTTTACCACAGCCAGATGGCCCTAATAGAGTATAAAACTTCCCTTTTTCAATTTCAAAGTCAATGTCGTGTAAGACGACATCGTCATCATATGATTTATTAATACCTTCAAAGACGATGTTGATATTATTTGTCATTTACTACACCTGCGCTTTCTAAAAGTTTATAAATATGAATCTGTTACAACTAAAAGAACTTTAGTTGTCTGTTTAGATGCGTTACAAATATGGTGAGACTCTGTTGCCTCGTAATAAAAAGACTGACCCTTCTTCACTTGATAATGCTGATCACCGATAACTAATTCAAGCGTTCCAGCCAAAACATAGCCAAAGGTCTCTGATAGAGACGGTGGAAATTGTTTAAATTCACCTTTCTCCTTTAATGTTATCATAACCGGCTCCATTTCCTTATCATTTGAATCGGAAATCAACCATGTCATCGCATAGCCCTTCTCATCATCTTCAAAAACGGTCACATCATTCTTACTATAAACCACTGACTGACCTTCCTTATCAGAATCAAAGAATTCTTTCGGTGTCGTTCCTAGTACTTCCAACACATCAAAAAATGTTTCCATTGATGGGGAGCTTAAATTATTTTCTAATTGGGAGATATACCCTTTGGTTAGATCAGTACGCTCACCTAATTCTTCTTGCGTTAGATTTTTTTGAAGACGTAACTGTTTTAACTTTTTACCGATTTCCAAGGTAAACCCTCTTTTCTCGTTTATTAGTTTACTAATACTAATCTTTAAGTTTAGGCACGAGTAAAATTATAATCGTATTTTCAAAAAATACAAGCCTTAACAAACAAAAAAACCAAAACGAGTATCAACTTGTTTTGGTTTGCTTGATTTGATTAGAATAACCGAGCAACTCGGTCGTAGTGAATGAATTTTTCTGTAAACACATAAGGGTCATTCATACCAATGTGTTTAGAGAATGTATATAAACTCGTTTCTTTCAGTGAGGAGTTTGCAATAATTTCTGGGCTTGCCAAAATATAAACCGGACTGGCATCAGCTAAAATCTTCCCTTCGGATACAACTACTGCACGTTTGGTATATTCCAACATCAAATGAATATCATGGGTCACCAATAATACGGTAATACCTTGTAAATGAATGGATTGCAAGAAGTTTAAAATTTCTGTATAGCGCATGAAGTCCTGACCAGCTGTTGGTTCATCCACAATAATCATCTTAGGACTGAGTGCTAAGACCGATGCAATCGCTACACGTCTGAGTTGCCCAAAACTTAAGGCACTCATCGGTAACTGACGAATATATTGTAAGCTACATACTTCAATCACTTTTTCCACACGGCGGTAAATTTCATCTTCTGAATACTGTTGCTCACGCAATCTAAATGATAATTCATCATCAATATTATCTTGAGTAATTGTTTCAAGTGGGTTTTGAGGGACGTAGCCGACAAGATGTTTCATCTTATCAGCGTTCAAATCAGTGATTTCCTCGCCCTTCCAAATTAATTTACCAGAAGCAATCCGCTCTTGGCCTGAAAGTAGCTTCACTAAGGTTGTTTTACCCGACCCATTCGGGCCTATTAGACTGAGTATTTCACCTTCCATAATTTTAAAACTAATATGGTCGACAATATTTTGTTTATTCCATGGATACTTAAAACTCACATCTTCTACTTCAAGAAGAACATCCTCATTAGGGGGATAGTGGAATTGAGGCAAATAAGATAGCCAGCGTTCCATATCTTCTTTTAGATTCGGACCATTCACTTGATGAACATTGTCCAAATGATGCGTATGTTCCAAATTCACGCCTGCATATCGCATAGCTGTAATATAAAGGGGTTCGCGAATACCAATATCACTTAAGATATCGGTTTTTAAAACATCCGATGGATTCCCATCGGCAATGATACGCCCTTCTGAAAAAAGAATTAGGCGGTCAATCGGATAAGCTAGTGCATCTTCTAAGCGATGCTCAATAATCATAACCGTTGAATCCGTCTCTTGCTCTAGCGTATCAATAAATGCCATTGTCGCGTCACCCGATTTAGGGTCAAGATTAGCTAATGGCTCGTCAAAAATAAGCAGCGGTTTATCTTCGATAAATAGCCCTGCTGTCTTCATTTGTTCAAATTGATTGTCTGTCAGCTGATTAAAGCTTTGCTGGACTGAAGGTGATTTACTTAGGAACCACTTCATGCCTGCTAATTTTTTCTGCTGCAGATAGGTTTGAAACGGCTGGCTAGCAGATGAAACGCCTGAAGAGATTTCTTTTTCTTTCTCTCTTACTGCTTCACTACTATCTTCCATATTAATCGCTAGTTCATTGGGCAAAAAATTAGAAATATGCTTATTCTCAATTTGATCGCCATAGCTAATAGTACCTGTATAATCATCATGGTCCTTACTTGGTAAAATACCTGAAATACATCGTGCAAAGGTGGACTTCCCTGAACCACTTGGTCCGATAACAAGAATTTTTTCCCCTTCGTATATCGTGACATTAATTTCTTTAAGAATCGGTACAGATTGATCGGAATAGGTAAATGTAAAATCTTGAAGCGTAATAAGTGGTTTTTTCATCGAAGCCACCTCCTTTTGCTGTATTTAGGAAGACATTCTTTCTGATGCATGATCAACTGAATCAGGAACAGGGTCTTCACCAATTATTCTTACTTCTGTTTCTAATTTTACATGATAAACATTCCAAATAACCTCTTGGATATGAGCAATTAATTCAATATAATCTGTTGCAGAAGCATGGTTAACATTAACAATAAAGCCTGCATGCTTCGTTGAGATTTGTGCGCCTCCCCATGTTTTACCTTGTAAACCAGCATCTTGAATCAGTTTACCAGTGAAATAACCAGTTGGGCGCTTAAAGACACTCCCGCAGGATGGGTATTCTAAAGGTTGCTTAGAGGTTCTCAACTCTGTTAATTCAGCCATTTTTTCAGCCATTTTTTCTTTGTTACCTTTTTCTAAAGTAAAAACAGTTTCAATAACAATTTCGCCACTTTCTTGTAATTTACTGTGACGGTAGCTAAAATCTAGTTCTTCATTTTTGTATGTTTTAATCTCGCCCCTTGGCGTAATCACTTCGACGGTTTCAATAACAGTTTTCACTTCACCACCATATGCACCTGCGTTCATATAGACCGCACCACCAACGCTTCCTGGAATACCACAAGCAAATTCTAGTCCAGATAGCTGTTCGTAAAGAGCACGATTAGAAGCATCGATTAATCTTGCCCCACTTTGGACAATCAAGCGATTCTTTTTCACTTGCATACCATTTAATTCGGTCAGAATCATGACTACGCCACGAATGCCACCATCACGAATAATGACATTGCTGGAATTCCCTAAAATAGTCAGTGGTATTTGATTTGTATTCGTCCATGTTACAACAGCTTGAACATCCTCTTTAGAGACTGGAAAAACAAGCGCATCCACTGGACCTCCCGTTTTTGTATAGGTATAAGCGTCTAAACGTTCGTTCTCTTTAATGATGACAGTAGGAAACTCCTGTTTAAGCTTCTGTGCCAACGTCATTTTTTCTTGCAATCTTTTCCCCTCACTAAATCTTCACATTAAATTTCTTCATACTATATATTTAGTAATACTAACATAATTTTTTAGAATAACTACTGATGTCTTTTAATTGTAACATATATTAATTGTATAATAAGCTATTATTTAGCCCACTGTCCAGTTATTTAGAGAGCCTTGCCAACAAAATTCTATTCCCAGCAGAATTTTACTGTAAAATATGCTAGAATAGTTCGGTACAGTAAAGGAGGAACTTCTTTGTCTAATAAAAAATTAAAAAACGCAACCGTATTTACCTTACTCAGCATTCTATACCCTGTTTATTTATTCTCAACAAAAGACCCTGACAGTATCGCAACCATTTCACTTGTGCTTGCTTTATTTTTCCCAGTTGTTGGTGTTATTTTTGGTTTAAACGTCGAAGACAACCGTTTTAAATGGGCATTTGTGATTATCAATATCCTTGTCCTGTCTATCTTTTCAAATTACGCACTAACTATTTTATTTTAGTTGGTCCAAATAGATAAAACCGTTAAGAAGTTTACGCTTCCTAACGGTTTTTATATTAATTAATCAATCAGTAAGCTCATCATGATACCATCGACAAATTCACCATCAATCTGCATCACACGCGCTAATCTACCTTCCACTTGATAACCCATTTTTTCATAAAGTGAGATTGCTCGCTCGTTACCAGCATGAACGGTTAGCTCCAAACGGCGGATAACGCCACTTTCTTGTGCCCAAATCTCAATTTCTTCCATTAAAATACTACCAATTCCAAAGCCCCAAAATTCTTTTTCAACCGTGATACCAACTTCACCAACGTGTTGTGTTTTTGGCTTATCATTTGATCCGACCGATGCCATTCCAATAATTTCATGATCATTGATGGTCGCAACTAACATAATAGCATTATCCTTCTCTAGTAATCCTTCAAGATACATTTCTTCAAACGCTTCTGATAGTTCCAAACCTTCTGATCCGTATGTTAAGAAGTCTGTTTCGCTTCCTGTTTTTTTACTAAAGGCAATAATTTCACCAGCATCGCTGGGAATTGCTTCACGAATGGTAATTTCTAATTTTTCAGTTCCCAATGGTTTGACCCTCTTTCCAGCTTTGCTCCCATTGAAGCAGTAGCTGTTCATATGTTGTTCCTTTAGCACTAATATCAAAGTGGCGTTCGTGTGAGTAATCGCCGATACGCGTAATCGCTATCTTCAACCAATCTGAAGGGAGTTCCTCTTCAATAAAGGTCGACCATTCAATCACACTGACTCCATCACCATAAAAGTATTCTTCTAGCCCTAACTCTTCGCCACCGCCTTCTTCCAAACGGTAAACGTCGAGGTGGTAAAGTGGCAATCGTCCCTTACCATATTCTCTAATAATAGTATAGGTTGGACTTTTAATAACTTGCTCAATTCCCATTCCTTTAGCTAGTCCTTTGGTGAACGTTGTTTTACCTGCTCCAAGGTCGCCCTCTAAAAGAACGACTGTTTTTGCGGTCACTAGTTCACCTAACAGTTCTCCCAGTCGCAGCGTCTCTTCTTCATTTCTTATATCTATACTGAATGCCATCGATTGGGCACCTCACTTTTACTTTTTTATTATTATAACGTATTTTAACAGGACTGTGTATGAGCAAGCAAAAAAACGCCCATTTCAGAACTTCTGAATGGGCGTTTCACTATTATTAACCGATTAATGTTTGGTTTGCTGTAATAATCGCTGTCTTATAAACGTCTTCTTCCACACAACCACGTGACAAGTCAGAGATTGGTTTGTTCAACCCTTGTAAGATTGGTCCTACTGCTTCAAACGCACCAAAACGTTGCGCGATCTTGTAACCAATGTTACCTGATTGAATTTCTGGGAATACGAATACAGTAGCTTCTCCAGCAACTTTTGAGTCAGGTGCTTTTTGGCTAGCTACAGCTGGAACAAAGGCAGCGTCAAACTGTAATTCACCATCAATGTTGTATTGAGGAGCTAGTTCTTGAGCAATCTTAGTTGCTTCAGCAACTTTCTCTTGTTCTGGTGAAGATGCAGATCCTTTTGTTGAGAAGCTTAATAGTGCAATGTTTGGTTCGATGCCAAACATTTCTGCTGTTTTAGCTGATTCAACGGCAATTTCTGCTAATTCTTGTGCGTTAGGGTTGATGTTGATGGCGCAGTCAGCAAACAAGTATTTCTCTTGTCCACGTCCACGTAACATGATGAAAGCACCACTTGTACGGCTAACACCTGGTTTTGTTTTAATAATTTGTAGAGCCGGACGAACTGTGTCACCCGTTGAGTGAACAGCACCACTTACTAAACCATCTGCTAGTCCCATATGAATGAGCATTGTTCCGAAGTAGTTCTCTTCTTTAAGGATGTTTCTTGCTTGCTCTTCAGTTGCTTTGCCCTTCCGACGTTCTACGAAAGATGCAATCATTTCATCCATTTGATCGTAGTTTTCTGGGTCATAAATTTGAACACCATCAATATCGAATCCGCGTTCTTTAGCAGCTAATGTAACAGCCTCTTGGTTCCCAATTAAAATAGGTTCAACTAAATTTTCAGATTTTAAACGTACGACTGCTCCTAAAATACGAGTTTCAGTTCCTTCTGGGAAAACAATTTTGATGTTTTTCCCTACGATTTTTTCTGTTAAACTTTCAAACATTTCCACGATAATACCCTCCTAAAGGATTTTATTTACACTCCTATCATACAACATTCTCAAACAGATTTCACTAGTTTTCATTGAAACAGCATAAAAAACTGTTATATTCTTCACACTTTGAACTCATTTTGTGATTTTTTAATAATAAGGGAATGTCCAATCATAAAATGCCTCTTTTGTACTAGCCGCAAGGCTCTTATCTTCAACTTGGTAGCTCTTTCCTTCATCTTTTTCATTGATAACAATTCGGTCATAAAAAACATAGTTTGTATCTTGAAATCCGATTGTTTTAAAGCGATCATCTTTTAGGTAGTACAGATACCCCACTAAGACTGCCTGATCTGCCGATTCATCAAAATAGACACTCGCTTCATATTGGCGAAAGACTTGACCATCATGCTCAAAATAATGATGACGGCCTTCTTTCCCCAAATAAATCAATTCTTCGATTACTTCTTCTTTTTCATAGAGGCCGGTTGCCTCTACTCCTTCTGGGTCATGGAATCGATTATAAAAATCCGTTTGTGTCCGTGATTTAGGTTGGTAACCGGAAAATAATGTGTATTCACTTGTTCGAATGGCTGGCGTGACATGACTCGCTGGTTCTAGATAAGCTTCATAGCGGCGATTATTAATTAAGAGAAAACACCCTAAAGCGGCAACTACTACAGCGGAAATCGATAAGAATCGCTTCCCAAATGGGGTCTTTCGTTTTGGAATCACAAAACACATCGCAAAAATAATAAAGATACCAATACCAAAAACGACACCTGCATAGCCTTCATACCATTTTTCAGCACTAAGCCAATAGTCAAAACTTAATGACATTCTGTTTACTCCTTGTTAGTTAGTTTCATTGCTTCTGCAATCAAGCGGTAAGAATTGAGGCGAACCTCATGCGGTTGGGTAATGCTAATAATCATTGCTTCATCAAACTGATAAAGTCGTTGTTGTTCAAGGAGCTGTTCGACAATCTTGTCTGCTGTTCCTACCAAATGACTTTCACTTATCTTTTCAAGCAAGGTTTTGTCTAAATCACTTAAGGGATAGTCTGCCGCTTCTTCAGGACTTAGAAATTTCTCTAGCCGTTCTCCTTTAGCTAATTTCATCTTAAAAATAGCATATGGTCGTTCATAATAACGCGCTTCCTCTTCCGTCTCACAAGCCAAAGCAAAGAAAGCAACACTCAACTTTTTCTCTGGCATAAAGTCTGATGGTTGAAAACGACTGTTATAAATTTCAAAAGCCTCTTGATTCATTTGACCGTGGAAAAATTGTGCATAGGAATAACCCATTCCTCTCACTGCAGCCTGTAAAGCACTATCACCACTTGAACCTAACAACCAACTTGATGGGTAATGGTTAATAGCAGGTGTAGCCGCTGTATGTTGGTAAAGCTCGTTTTCTGGTAATTCATTCTTCAGCAATGAATGAATCGTATCTATTTTATTGTATAAATGATCCAGCTGTGGCGCTCGACCTTCCGACAAAGCAAAGATAGCATGACGATCTCCACCCGGTGCCCGTCCTAATCCAAGATCAATCCGTCCGGGATAAAAAGCTGCTAATGTTTTAAAGACTTCTGCGATTTTCAACGGTGAATAGTGCATCATCATAATGCCACCAGAACCAACGTTAATATGGTTTGTCTTAGCCGCAACTTGACCAATCACGATTTCAGGTGCCGAAGAAGCGAGTGATTCACCACCATGATGCTCCGCGTACCAAACTCGTTTGTAGCCATATTTTTCACCTTGTTGGGCAAGAGACACGGCATTGTCGAGCGCTTGTTTGGCTGATTCATTTTTAAAAATTGGAATTTGATCCAAAATACTTAAATCCATGCATATTCCTCATTTCATCTTCTTTTTCTATCTTAAGGGTAACACATTTTAAGCAAAATATGACAACTGAGACATTGAAAAAAAGCTGAATGTATCATTCAGCTTTTTGTTTACGATCTGCTTGCTCTAATTGTGTGCGTCGTTTAGTTGATTCCTTAAACATATTTGCCAATTCGTCGACATTATCTTCTTGAATGGCTTGCTTCATCAGTTGAAATTGTTTCTCGAAGCCTTCAACTGCAGCTAGTAACTCATCTTTATTTTCAATAAATAGTTCTGACCACAAGCTATCATTGATTTTAGCAATCCGTGTTAAATCACGGTAACTGTCACCAATAAACTTTACCGTATCACGATTTGGATCATCGCTATTAATTAAAGACACAGCAATAACATGGCAAAGTTGACTTGTAAAGGCAATCATTTCATCATGCTTTTCTGGCTGCACAATGGTCACCCGTTTGAAACCAATTCGTTTAATCAGCTGTTCTAGCCACTCGATATTCTCGGGCTGATTATCAGCTGTTGGTGTGAGTAGATAGTTGGCACCTTCAAAAACATCTGCATCTGAATAAGCATAACCTCTGTTCTCGCGTCCTGCCATGGGATGTCCATAAATAAAATCAACATGTTCAGGAATTTCAGCCTTTAACTGCTCGACTAGCACCCCTTTAACACCAGCTACATCTGTTAAAATTGCCCCTTTTTTAAAGTCATTACGGTGTTTTATTATAAAATCCTTTAATGCTCTAGGGTAAAGACCGATAATGACTAGATCTGCTTGTTGTAAAATCGTTTCGTTAGCAGTCTCCCCGTAGTCAATCATTCCTTCACTTAGAGCCGTTTGTAGTGTTTCTTCATCTGGATCAATTGCTAAAACACGTTCACCAGCTTGGGGG
This genomic interval from Jeotgalibaca arthritidis contains the following:
- a CDS encoding DUF3413 domain-containing protein gives rise to the protein MSLSFDYWLSAEKWYEGYAGVVFGIGIFIIFAMCFVIPKRKTPFGKRFLSISAVVVAALGCFLLINNRRYEAYLEPASHVTPAIRTSEYTLFSGYQPKSRTQTDFYNRFHDPEGVEATGLYEKEEVIEELIYLGKEGRHHYFEHDGQVFRQYEASVYFDESADQAVLVGYLYYLKDDRFKTIGFQDTNYVFYDRIVINEKDEGKSYQVEDKSLAASTKEAFYDWTFPYY
- the pta gene encoding phosphate acetyltransferase; its protein translation is MEMFESLTEKIVGKNIKIVFPEGTETRILGAVVRLKSENLVEPILIGNQEAVTLAAKERGFDIDGVQIYDPENYDQMDEMIASFVERRKGKATEEQARNILKEENYFGTMLIHMGLADGLVSGAVHSTGDTVRPALQIIKTKPGVSRTSGAFIMLRGRGQEKYLFADCAININPNAQELAEIAVESAKTAEMFGIEPNIALLSFSTKGSASSPEQEKVAEATKIAQELAPQYNIDGELQFDAAFVPAVASQKAPDSKVAGEATVFVFPEIQSGNIGYKIAQRFGAFEAVGPILQGLNKPISDLSRGCVEEDVYKTAIITANQTLIG
- the tsaE gene encoding tRNA (adenosine(37)-N6)-threonylcarbamoyltransferase complex ATPase subunit type 1 TsaE, which produces MAFSIDIRNEEETLRLGELLGELVTAKTVVLLEGDLGAGKTTFTKGLAKGMGIEQVIKSPTYTIIREYGKGRLPLYHLDVYRLEEGGGEELGLEEYFYGDGVSVIEWSTFIEEELPSDWLKIAITRIGDYSHERHFDISAKGTTYEQLLLQWEQSWKEGQTIGN
- the murB gene encoding UDP-N-acetylmuramate dehydrogenase, with the protein product MTLAQKLKQEFPTVIIKENERLDAYTYTKTGGPVDALVFPVSKEDVQAVVTWTNTNQIPLTILGNSSNVIIRDGGIRGVVMILTELNGMQVKKNRLIVQSGARLIDASNRALYEQLSGLEFACGIPGSVGGAVYMNAGAYGGEVKTVIETVEVITPRGEIKTYKNEELDFSYRHSKLQESGEIVIETVFTLEKGNKEKMAEKMAELTELRTSKQPLEYPSCGSVFKRPTGYFTGKLIQDAGLQGKTWGGAQISTKHAGFIVNVNHASATDYIELIAHIQEVIWNVYHVKLETEVRIIGEDPVPDSVDHASERMSS
- a CDS encoding ABC transporter ATP-binding protein, producing MKKPLITLQDFTFTYSDQSVPILKEINVTIYEGEKILVIGPSGSGKSTFARCISGILPSKDHDDYTGTISYGDQIENKHISNFLPNELAINMEDSSEAVREKEKEISSGVSSASQPFQTYLQQKKLAGMKWFLSKSPSVQQSFNQLTDNQFEQMKTAGLFIEDKPLLIFDEPLANLDPKSGDATMAFIDTLEQETDSTVMIIEHRLEDALAYPIDRLILFSEGRIIADGNPSDVLKTDILSDIGIREPLYITAMRYAGVNLEHTHHLDNVHQVNGPNLKEDMERWLSYLPQFHYPPNEDVLLEVEDVSFKYPWNKQNIVDHISFKIMEGEILSLIGPNGSGKTTLVKLLSGQERIASGKLIWKGEEITDLNADKMKHLVGYVPQNPLETITQDNIDDELSFRLREQQYSEDEIYRRVEKVIEVCSLQYIRQLPMSALSFGQLRRVAIASVLALSPKMIIVDEPTAGQDFMRYTEILNFLQSIHLQGITVLLVTHDIHLMLEYTKRAVVVSEGKILADASPVYILASPEIIANSSLKETSLYTFSKHIGMNDPYVFTEKFIHYDRVARLF
- a CDS encoding prephenate dehydrogenase; this encodes MTTIAIVGLGVVGGSFAKALKKYPQAGERVLAIDPDEETLQTALSEGMIDYGETANETILQQADLVIIGLYPRALKDFIIKHRNDFKKGAILTDVAGVKGVLVEQLKAEIPEHVDFIYGHPMAGRENRGYAYSDADVFEGANYLLTPTADNQPENIEWLEQLIKRIGFKRVTIVQPEKHDEMIAFTSQLCHVIAVSLINSDDPNRDTVKFIGDSYRDLTRIAKINDSLWSELFIENKDELLAAVEGFEKQFQLMKQAIQEDNVDELANMFKESTKRRTQLEQADRKQKAE
- a CDS encoding GNAT family N-acetyltransferase encodes the protein MGTEKLEITIREAIPSDAGEIIAFSKKTGSETDFLTYGSEGLELSEAFEEMYLEGLLEKDNAIMLVATINDHEIIGMASVGSNDKPKTQHVGEVGITVEKEFWGFGIGSILMEEIEIWAQESGVIRRLELTVHAGNERAISLYEKMGYQVEGRLARVMQIDGEFVDGIMMSLLID